One segment of Castanea sativa cultivar Marrone di Chiusa Pesio chromosome 3, ASM4071231v1 DNA contains the following:
- the LOC142627427 gene encoding phytyl ester synthase 1, chloroplastic-like isoform X2 gives MASVIGFRVLPFFVSNSENKYGGRVQVRSLGDADAKVLSSDSVVANGTTIGGERGKGGTSIDQGNGHLRSKAEEKRRVNDEALETLKPLWNDGYGTETVRDFFDMAKDIVKHDGGPPRWFCPVSCGRPLKDSPILLFLPGMDGTGLGLVLHHKALGKAFEVWCLHIPVHDRTPFEGLVKLVEETVRFEHALSSHKPIYLVGDSFGGCLALAVASRNPAIDLVLILSNPATSFGRSQLQPLFPILEAMPDGLHSAVPYLLSFIMGDPVKMAAVNIESSFPPGQRFERLSRSLTGLLPYLSGSDDIIPKDTLLWKLKLLKSAAAYANSRLHAVRAEVLVLASGKDNMLPSRDEAERLKNSLQDCVVRYFKDNGHTLLLEDGIGLMTVIKGTSKFRRSRRHSYASDFLTPSVPSEGPVLLVGNHMFFGLELPSLAEGFLREKNVMIRGLAHPMLFSRMFESSSSEFSITDWVKVFGAVPVTGSNFFKLLSTKSHVLLYPGGSREALHYKGEEYKLFWPDQQEFVRMAARFGATIVPFGAVGEDDVAEMLLDYNDLIKIPVVNDLIREAISQNTMKVRDETKGEVANPNLSFPLMVPKIPGRFYYLFGKPIKTKGREDILKDKQVANQLYLQVKAEVERNMAFLIEKREEDPYRSIVDRTLYKAMYAPTEVPAFET, from the exons ATGGCATCAGTTATAGGTTTCCGGGTATTGCCCTTTTTTGTGTCGAATTCTGAGAATAAGTATGGGGGTAGAGTGCAAGTAAGGAGTTTAGGTGATGCTGATGCTAAAGTGTTATCCTCAGACTCAGTTGTGGCGAATGGAACTACTATAGGTGGGGAGAGAGGGAAAGGTGGGACTTCAATTGATCAAGGAAATGGGCATTTAAGGTCTAAAGCTGAGGAGAAGAGGAGAGTAAATGATGAAGCTTTGGAAACTTTGAAGCCTTTGTGGAATGATGGATATGGGACTGAGACTGTCAGAGATTTCTTTGATATGGCCAAAGACATTGTTAAGCATGATGGCGGGCCGCCACGGTGGTTTTGCCCCGTTTCTTGCGGACGCCCTTTGAAGGATTCTCCAATTCTTCTCTTTTTGCCAG GGATGGATGGTACTGGTTTGGGACTTGTTCTGCACCATAAAGCCCTTGGGAA GGCTTTTGAGGTCTGGTGCCTTCATATCCCTGTTCATGATCGTACACCATTCGAAG GGCTGGTAAAACTTGTAGAAGAAACTGTCAGGTTTGAACATGCTTTATCTTCACATAAGCCAATTTATTTGGTTGGGGATTCCTTTGGAGGATGCCTAGCACTTGCTGTTGCTTCTCGTAATCCTGCCATTGACCTAGTTCTGATATTATCAAATCCAG CAACATCATTTGGCAGGTCTCAGCTGCAACCATTGTTTCCTATCTTGGAGGCTATGCCTGATGGACTCCATAGCGCAGTTCCCTATCTTCTTAGCTTTATCATGG GTGATCCAGTGAAGATGGCTGCAGTCAATATTGAAAGCAGTTTTCCTCCTGGGCAAAGATTCGAAAGGCTGTCTCGCAGCCTCACTGGGTTGTTACCATATCTTTCT GGTTCTGATGATATTATACCAAAGGACACTCTTCTTTGGAAGCTGAAGCTGCTTAAATCAGCTGCTGCTTATGCCAATTCCCGTCTCCATGCTGTTAGAGCCGAAGTTCTTGTCTTGGCAAG TGGCAAGGATAACATGCTTCCTAGTAGAGATGAAGCCGAACGACTTAAGAACTCATTACAAGATTGTGTTGTTCGTTACTTCAAGGACAATGGGCATACGCTTTTATTG GAAGATGGAATTGGTTTGATGACGGTTATTAAGGGTACTAGCAAATTTCGTCGTTCAAGGAGGCATTCTTATGCCTCAGATTTTCTTACTCCTA GTGTTCCAAGTGAAGGTCCTGTGTTATTAGTTGGTAATCACATGTTTTTTGGACTGGAACTCCCTTCACTTGCTGAAGGATTCTTAAGGGAGAAGAACGTTATGATTCGTGGCTTAGCACATCCCATGTTGTTTTCGAGGATGTTTGAGAGTTCATCTTCTGAATTTTCTATAACTGATTGGGTGAAAGTGTTTGGTGCAGTACCTGTTACTGGAAgcaattttttcaaattgctttCAACAAAATCACATGTGCTTCTTTATCCTGGTGGGTCACGTGAGGCTCTGCATTACAAG GGAGAAGAATACAAGTTATTTTGGCCTGACCAGCAGGAATTTGTGAGAATGGCAGCACGGTTTGGGGCCACAATTGTACCATTTGGAGCTGTGGGAGAAGATGATGTAGCAGAA ATGCTTCTTGATTACAACGATCTAATTAAGATCCCAGTGGTTAATGATTTAATCAGAGAAGCTATCAGCCAAAATACGATGAAAGTGAG GGATGAAACAAAGGGGGAGGTTGCCAACCCAAACCTCTCTTTTCCATTGATGGTACCCAAGATACCTGGCCGCTTCTATTATTTGTTCGGGAAGCCCATAAAAACAAAGGGAAGGGAAGATATTTTGAAGGACAAACAAGTTGCAAACCAATTGTACTTGCAGGTAAAAGCTGAGGTCGAACGCAATATGGCATTCTTGATTGAGAAGCGGGAGGAGGATCCTTACAGGAGTATTGTTGATAGAACATTGTATAAAGCAATGTATGCTCCTACTGAAGTTCCAGCATTTGAGACCTAA
- the LOC142627427 gene encoding phytyl ester synthase 1, chloroplastic-like isoform X1, with amino-acid sequence MASVIGFRVLPFFVSNSENKYGGRVQVRSLGDADAKVLSSDSVVANGTTIGGERGKGGTSIDQGNGHLRSKAEEKRRVNDEALETLKPLWNDGYGTETVRDFFDMAKDIVKHDGGPPRWFCPVSCGRPLKDSPILLFLPGMDGTGLGLVLHHKALGKAFEVWCLHIPVHDRTPFEGLVKLVEETVRFEHALSSHKPIYLVGDSFGGCLALAVASRNPAIDLVLILSNPATSFGRSQLQPLFPILEAMPDGLHSAVPYLLSFIMGDPVKMAAVNIESSFPPGQRFERLSRSLTGLLPYLSGSDDIIPKDTLLWKLKLLKSAAAYANSRLHAVRAEVLVLASGKDNMLPSRDEAERLKNSLQDCVVRYFKDNGHTLLLEDGIGLMTVIKGTSKFRRSRRHSYASDFLTPSMTELNYACDQIIGLFRIATDPILFSTLEDGKIMKGLAGVPSEGPVLLVGNHMFFGLELPSLAEGFLREKNVMIRGLAHPMLFSRMFESSSSEFSITDWVKVFGAVPVTGSNFFKLLSTKSHVLLYPGGSREALHYKGEEYKLFWPDQQEFVRMAARFGATIVPFGAVGEDDVAEMLLDYNDLIKIPVVNDLIREAISQNTMKVRDETKGEVANPNLSFPLMVPKIPGRFYYLFGKPIKTKGREDILKDKQVANQLYLQVKAEVERNMAFLIEKREEDPYRSIVDRTLYKAMYAPTEVPAFET; translated from the exons ATGGCATCAGTTATAGGTTTCCGGGTATTGCCCTTTTTTGTGTCGAATTCTGAGAATAAGTATGGGGGTAGAGTGCAAGTAAGGAGTTTAGGTGATGCTGATGCTAAAGTGTTATCCTCAGACTCAGTTGTGGCGAATGGAACTACTATAGGTGGGGAGAGAGGGAAAGGTGGGACTTCAATTGATCAAGGAAATGGGCATTTAAGGTCTAAAGCTGAGGAGAAGAGGAGAGTAAATGATGAAGCTTTGGAAACTTTGAAGCCTTTGTGGAATGATGGATATGGGACTGAGACTGTCAGAGATTTCTTTGATATGGCCAAAGACATTGTTAAGCATGATGGCGGGCCGCCACGGTGGTTTTGCCCCGTTTCTTGCGGACGCCCTTTGAAGGATTCTCCAATTCTTCTCTTTTTGCCAG GGATGGATGGTACTGGTTTGGGACTTGTTCTGCACCATAAAGCCCTTGGGAA GGCTTTTGAGGTCTGGTGCCTTCATATCCCTGTTCATGATCGTACACCATTCGAAG GGCTGGTAAAACTTGTAGAAGAAACTGTCAGGTTTGAACATGCTTTATCTTCACATAAGCCAATTTATTTGGTTGGGGATTCCTTTGGAGGATGCCTAGCACTTGCTGTTGCTTCTCGTAATCCTGCCATTGACCTAGTTCTGATATTATCAAATCCAG CAACATCATTTGGCAGGTCTCAGCTGCAACCATTGTTTCCTATCTTGGAGGCTATGCCTGATGGACTCCATAGCGCAGTTCCCTATCTTCTTAGCTTTATCATGG GTGATCCAGTGAAGATGGCTGCAGTCAATATTGAAAGCAGTTTTCCTCCTGGGCAAAGATTCGAAAGGCTGTCTCGCAGCCTCACTGGGTTGTTACCATATCTTTCT GGTTCTGATGATATTATACCAAAGGACACTCTTCTTTGGAAGCTGAAGCTGCTTAAATCAGCTGCTGCTTATGCCAATTCCCGTCTCCATGCTGTTAGAGCCGAAGTTCTTGTCTTGGCAAG TGGCAAGGATAACATGCTTCCTAGTAGAGATGAAGCCGAACGACTTAAGAACTCATTACAAGATTGTGTTGTTCGTTACTTCAAGGACAATGGGCATACGCTTTTATTG GAAGATGGAATTGGTTTGATGACGGTTATTAAGGGTACTAGCAAATTTCGTCGTTCAAGGAGGCATTCTTATGCCTCAGATTTTCTTACTCCTAGTATGACTGAACTCAACTATGCCTGTGATCAAATAATCGG GTTGTTTCGCATTGCTACTGATCCGATACTGTTCTCAACTTTGGAAGATGGAAAGATAATGAAAGGTCTTGCAGGTGTTCCAAGTGAAGGTCCTGTGTTATTAGTTGGTAATCACATGTTTTTTGGACTGGAACTCCCTTCACTTGCTGAAGGATTCTTAAGGGAGAAGAACGTTATGATTCGTGGCTTAGCACATCCCATGTTGTTTTCGAGGATGTTTGAGAGTTCATCTTCTGAATTTTCTATAACTGATTGGGTGAAAGTGTTTGGTGCAGTACCTGTTACTGGAAgcaattttttcaaattgctttCAACAAAATCACATGTGCTTCTTTATCCTGGTGGGTCACGTGAGGCTCTGCATTACAAG GGAGAAGAATACAAGTTATTTTGGCCTGACCAGCAGGAATTTGTGAGAATGGCAGCACGGTTTGGGGCCACAATTGTACCATTTGGAGCTGTGGGAGAAGATGATGTAGCAGAA ATGCTTCTTGATTACAACGATCTAATTAAGATCCCAGTGGTTAATGATTTAATCAGAGAAGCTATCAGCCAAAATACGATGAAAGTGAG GGATGAAACAAAGGGGGAGGTTGCCAACCCAAACCTCTCTTTTCCATTGATGGTACCCAAGATACCTGGCCGCTTCTATTATTTGTTCGGGAAGCCCATAAAAACAAAGGGAAGGGAAGATATTTTGAAGGACAAACAAGTTGCAAACCAATTGTACTTGCAGGTAAAAGCTGAGGTCGAACGCAATATGGCATTCTTGATTGAGAAGCGGGAGGAGGATCCTTACAGGAGTATTGTTGATAGAACATTGTATAAAGCAATGTATGCTCCTACTGAAGTTCCAGCATTTGAGACCTAA